The Caldisericia bacterium genomic sequence AGAAATTTTAAGTTTGTTAGTTTGAGTGACTCTCTTATAAGATATTTAAAATTTTCATGTCTTTGATAGACATTTTGAAGCCCTTCTTCAAAAAGTATATTTAATGCTTCTCTTAAGCCAAATAAAACTGAAACTGGAAATGTTGTAAATGGTTCTCCTAAATCATGTCTCTTTTTAAGTTCTTTAATATTAAAATAATATGAATCTGTTTTATTATTCAAAGTAAATTCAAGGGCTCTTTTATTTACAGCAACAATTCCAATGCCTGGTGGTGACATAAGTCCCTTTTGAGATGCTGCAACCACAACATCAAGTTCCCAATCTTTCATATTTATCTCAGAAATTCCTATTGAACTTACTGCATCAACAACAATTAAAGCATCTGTTTTCTCTTTTAATTTTTTAGAAATATTTTTAATATCATTTATAATACCAGTTGAGGTTTCGTTGTGTGTTATAAAAATTGTTTTTATATCCTTATTTTTATTAACAACTTCAAGGATCTCATTTATATTTGCACTTTTTCCAGATGGAAATTTTAATCTAATTGGATCTCTCTCGTAAGATAAACAAATTTCATAAAACCTCTGTCCAAAAAATCCTGTATCAATTACTAAAACTTTATCACCTCTTAATGAAAAATTTTGTACTGCAAGTTCCATTGCTCCACTTCCAGACGACCCAAACATATACACTTCATCATCACAATTTAACATCTTTTTCAATAGTTCAATTGATTCAAGAAATATTTTTTTAAATTTAGGTCCTCTATGATTAATCATAGGTTGTGTCATTGCAGCAACAACTTTTGGTGGAAGTGGTGTTGGGCCAGGTATCATTAAAAATTCTTTGTCTATCATATTATCCCTCCTTTTTTAAAAAATTATTTAAATAAAACTCAATTTTTCTATTATTTAGTGTTATGATGGAATCAAAGTTTAAAAATTTTTTAATGTATTTAATAAATTGATACCCAAGAAAATAACTTCTCATTCTTCTGTTTTAATATTAAACTAATCACAAAAGAAATCAAATATCTCTTCTTTATTAAAAGCATAACAAAATCTTCATTACTTAATTTTACAAAACCATTGAGTAAATCCTAAACTGTAAATTAAGAAATAAAGTTCCTCATTTATAAATTTCTTCCAAACAAACTAATTTTTAATTCTATTCATAAATTTTTTATGTAATAATTATAAAAATCTCTTTTTATTTCTATTACATTAAATAAATTTATGCACCAAATTTTTTTAGTCTTCTCGAGTGGGCCAGTAAAAGTGACATTATATCTTCTCCCTTAATTATACCTAATTCTCCTCTTAAAGATTCTTTTTCAGTAAATCTTTCTGAAAAACCTTTAAAGATAAATGGTGAATTTAATAAAACAGGTACTGGATGGAATGAGTGAGATTTCATTGGAACTGGTGTTGAATGATCTCCTGTTATACATATTACATCAAAATTTAATGATAAAATTTCTGGAAGATAACTATCAAACTCTTCTATTACTTTAACTTTGTTTTCAAAATTTCCATCTTCTCCATAAGAATCTGTTTTTTTAATATGGAAATAAATAAAATCATAATTTTTATAATTCTCTTTTAAAACATCAACTTCATCTTTTATTGAATATCCATTAAAATTAATAACTTCCATTCCAAGAAGTTTTGTTAACCCTTTATACATTGGATATGTCGCAATTGAGAGTGCTCTTAATTTATAAATCTCATTAAACTTTGGAATATCTGGAGGAGATGAATAACCCCTTAAAAGAAGGAAATTCCCTTTTTCTTCTCTTAGCAATTCTCTTATTCTTCTTAAAAATTCTTTTAAAACTTCTGAGGTAGGTTTTGAACTTTCATTCATCGGTTCTGGAGAAATTATCTCTTTGTACTCTTTTTGTGGGTCAGTTTCTAAAATTTTACACATCTCTTCATTAACTTTGTATGGGAACCTTAATACTATTGCTGATCTATATTCCATTCCAGGTTTCATAAAAATCTTTACTCCATTAATTTCACTTATATTTTTAGTTATTTTTTCCGTTAATAAAATATTTTCTTCAGTTGACAATCTTCCAGCTCTTCTATCAATAACAATAAGTTTTCCGTCTTTTTCATCTACTTTAGCATAATTTGCCCTAATACAAATATCATTTTCAGTAACATCTAAGCCTACCCCGAGTGCTTCAAGAATTCCTCTTCCAATTTCATATTTAAGAGGATTGTATCCAAAAAGAGCAAGATGTCCAGGTCCACTTCCTGGTGTTATTCCTGGTAAAACAGGTATTTGCATACCTAGTGCGCTCTCTTTAGCTAATTTATCTAAATTTGGTGTATTTGCACTTTCAAGCGGTGTTTTTCCATTTTTGCTTGGTATATCACCTAAACCATCAAGAACAATAAGTAAAATTTTTGTATTATTTTCTTCAATCAATTCTTTTAAAATTTCAATTCTATCCATTTTAAATCTCCATTTTAATTTTCAGTACTTATATTAAAAATATTTTTTAATTGTAATAATAAAGGATAAGTGATAATTGTATATACAGGAACCTCAATTAATAAACTTATTATTCTTGGAGGAATAAGAACATATAAAGGAAGCTTAAATAATAAATTAATAAAATATATAATAATGGTGGATGTTATTAATTTTGTTATTGCAAATATAAAAATTATATTTATTAATTTCTTCTTATTTATAAATAAATAAAAACTTAATAAACCAGGTATAATTCCTTTTAAAGCTGAAGTAAAAGTAAAATGAGGCATATATGGACCCATTGGACTAATAAAATAACCAACTATATCTGAAATTATTCCAACAATACCTCCTAATATTGGACCAAAAATTATTCCAGTTAAAATTATTGGATAATCTCCAAATCCTATTCTAATACCCTCAACACCTCCAATAGAAATTCTAATACTTAATAATCTAGTAAGAACTATACTTAACGCAGTTAACAATGCTAATATTGTTATTGTTTTTGTTTTAAACATTAATACCTCCTAGTTCTAATATATCATTAAATAAAATTATATATAAATAAAATTATATAATAAATAACATGTTATTATTTTTTAAATATAAAAACTTTAAAAGAAAATTTAAAAGAAAAATAATAAAATTGGTTTAATTAAAGTTACAAAAGAGATATTAAGTTAAATTTAATCAAACAAAAAAGGAACTTATTAAAGTTATAAGGTGTAAGCCAAAAGTTAACTTAATTTTAAGATATATAAACTATCTTTTAAATCTTTAAATATTATCTTATGTAATTTTCAAAAATTTTTATTTTCATTAAATTGCATAAATTAATTTTTTAATACTGCTTTTGTCTCTAGTTGTTCTGTCTTATTAATGATATAAATATAAAAAACTTTCTTTTGAATTATATCTTCTTTTGGTGCATATCTTGGATTAATTTCAAAATTAGGAGAAAAATTGTGATTAAATAAAGAATGTGATTGCAAATAATTATATAAAATGTAAAAAATGCACAAAAGGATGCTTTACTAATTCAGTTTGTGAAAATGACGAGACTTTTTTAATAGATAAAAGCGAGTGTTTTGATTGTAGTGATTGTAATATTAATTGTCCTAAAAATAAATAAAAATTATTTTCCTATACAGAATCTCTCAAATATCTCTTTTAAGGTATCTTGATCAAATTCTTCACCAATTACATATTTTAATGCTTTGATTGCTTCTTTTAAATTTATTGAAATTTTATCAATTTCCTCTTTATTTAATATTATTTCTTTTAATATATTTTTTGCTTGAATAATTAGATTTTTTTCTCTTGATGAAATAGATAAAATCTGATCTGAATTTGGTATCTCTTTAAAGTTTTCTAATATTTTATTTTTTAACTCACTGATTCCATTTTTTGTTATACATGAGATAGAAATGACCTCTTTTCTCAAAATCTCCTCAAGTTTACTTTTATCAACTTTTTTAGGAAGATCATTTTTGTTTAAAACTGGTATATAATTTTTATTTTTTACTTTTTCTATTGCATATAAATCATCTTCATTTAATTCTGTAGATATATCAAACATTAAAATTATTAAATTTGATGAATCTAAAATTTTTTCGCTTCTTTCTTGTGCAATTTTATCAAGTTCATTTTCGATTTTTTTAATAACTCCTGCTGTGTCGATTATATCAACAGGAAGATAATCTAAATAGATTCTTTCTTTAACGACATCTCTTGTTGTTCCAGGAATGGATGAAACAATTACTCTTTCATCTTCCATAAATATATTAAATAGAGAAGATTTACCAACATTTGCTTTTCCAAAAATTGCAAGTTTAATTCCATCAACAAATGGCTTTGATTTTTCATATCTTTCAAG encodes the following:
- a CDS encoding alanine--glyoxylate aminotransferase family protein; protein product: MIDKEFLMIPGPTPLPPKVVAAMTQPMINHRGPKFKKIFLESIELLKKMLNCDDEVYMFGSSGSGAMELAVQNFSLRGDKVLVIDTGFFGQRFYEICLSYERDPIRLKFPSGKSANINEILEVVNKNKDIKTIFITHNETSTGIINDIKNISKKLKEKTDALIVVDAVSSIGISEINMKDWELDVVVAASQKGLMSPPGIGIVAVNKRALEFTLNNKTDSYYFNIKELKKRHDLGEPFTTFPVSVLFGLREALNILFEEGLQNVYQRHENFKYLIRESLKLTNLKFLANDEDSSPCVTAILLPENINGENFVNRLRERYNIELAGMFGDLKGKGFRIGHMGFMNSNDLLVTISGIECTLKDFNYNFNFGEATKRFLDLRREMNI
- a CDS encoding 2,3-bisphosphoglycerate-independent phosphoglycerate mutase — translated: MDRIEILKELIEENNTKILLIVLDGLGDIPSKNGKTPLESANTPNLDKLAKESALGMQIPVLPGITPGSGPGHLALFGYNPLKYEIGRGILEALGVGLDVTENDICIRANYAKVDEKDGKLIVIDRRAGRLSTEENILLTEKITKNISEINGVKIFMKPGMEYRSAIVLRFPYKVNEEMCKILETDPQKEYKEIISPEPMNESSKPTSEVLKEFLRRIRELLREEKGNFLLLRGYSSPPDIPKFNEIYKLRALSIATYPMYKGLTKLLGMEVINFNGYSIKDEVDVLKENYKNYDFIYFHIKKTDSYGEDGNFENKVKVIEEFDSYLPEILSLNFDVICITGDHSTPVPMKSHSFHPVPVLLNSPFIFKGFSERFTEKESLRGELGIIKGEDIMSLLLAHSRRLKKFGA
- a CDS encoding folate family ECF transporter S component — its product is MFKTKTITILALLTALSIVLTRLLSIRISIGGVEGIRIGFGDYPIILTGIIFGPILGGIVGIISDIVGYFISPMGPYMPHFTFTSALKGIIPGLLSFYLFINKKKLINIIFIFAITKLITSTIIIYFINLLFKLPLYVLIPPRIISLLIEVPVYTIITYPLLLQLKNIFNISTEN
- the mnmE gene encoding tRNA uridine-5-carboxymethylaminomethyl(34) synthesis GTPase MnmE, whose product is MTSDTIANISTPRGYGAIGIIRISGENSLYILKKLLQKDINIEPRVAKHFFLKDKDGSSLGDAIIIYYKGPNSYTGEDIVEIQTLSSPVLMNKILELIVEYGARLSRPGEFTERAFLNGKIDLIRAEAINRIVYSQDLIELKSSLNVLEGKLTDEIKKIINDLNELMLSIEASISFPDDVELIREEEIFSKINKNLSSIEKILERYEKSKPFVDGIKLAIFGKANVGKSSLFNIFMEDERVIVSSIPGTTRDVVKERIYLDYLPVDIIDTAGVIKKIENELDKIAQERSEKILDSSNLIILMFDISTELNEDDLYAIEKVKNKNYIPVLNKNDLPKKVDKSKLEEILRKEVISISCITKNGISELKNKILENFKEIPNSDQILSISSREKNLIIQAKNILKEIILNKEEIDKISINLKEAIKALKYVIGEEFDQDTLKEIFERFCIGK